One segment of Rhodopirellula baltica SH 1 DNA contains the following:
- a CDS encoding AsmA family protein has protein sequence MRTCIVIGVVSVFWAIASAAQLSAQQPAAVQQLAVQPIAPQENAAPAERYWESQWAFREIDVAKLSERLKSIGIDLGIPLEGKVTVQFEVGIPLTALTDGAAYRFDGTLTSSRLVVDQFEVRDLRTTVSYRDGVATLSSLTGSAVESDATSNDLAKGRFTGSGSLELVPQGDASAKLKVDDISLAPISKLVASLFPSYERMLPKDGELSGDVQFRAPIKSIDDIASYDLEGTFQADALQLGGLPPTDLKVGKVVLRDGRLRADRIDLQTTPTSDAPSVRMIGKADLPLTGNGSFSFEVAADDLPIGQVSDWIAASDSSEKEGIVQGKLDFRIQGQGELDERAEQTQWNIAGSIASPSVQVAGVDLGSFEHDVRFTPTDFALTPRRQSSELPAQFKIHRVQSEYQLTETAFDLTSLTAALFGGQVSGRATVPRRDDEDMVVDLNFRGIRPELRLPVSESIELKIASTLSGEIDWNVPLNQLSNPVAHRGSAELIASSIMLGDAPIGDLNASVSTNQGDFQFELSGDLFGGTVQGNSTAQLVASDQWNDLPARLQASQLKFDGVSLDALVDLLARRNVGLTGKATGNVSVNFAAPSGLGRGMPATVIPDTTIDLELSQLNYRARPLSRKLRLTGRIESDVFRIQSLRGDYANGSVSLHGLVYLVDGDSQIHPRFDTRLVASRVDLSRGLWFLGDTADQFVGRASGKATVTGHTESIRVRGNVDGRDLDIYGLPAGNAHSALVATANFQSSKWSVNFPSVRSRVGGGQLEGGLLLSSGRSGGVDMTSHWKTRRMDFVRLTDQLGRSSSLASGEISGEISLRGKSIQSIDDLFGRFDFKLGDTRGAAVPGLLAASRFLGPISLANQSFDVGEAKGIIGQGVVVLDEFWLGSDNALVQADGKVYLRSGRMDLNALIATGDYRDIAANFTQLAQQYALRSLLPASAILSVSELLRDRTLVVAVMGSTQSPIVRLRPVETFREETARFLLREGQRLILAGVTAGAVDGMDGGF, from the coding sequence TTGCGCACGTGCATCGTCATCGGCGTCGTCTCGGTGTTTTGGGCGATCGCTTCTGCCGCTCAACTTTCGGCTCAGCAACCCGCCGCAGTCCAGCAACTCGCCGTTCAACCAATTGCACCCCAAGAGAATGCGGCCCCCGCAGAACGCTATTGGGAGAGCCAATGGGCGTTTCGTGAGATCGATGTTGCCAAACTATCCGAGCGACTGAAATCCATTGGGATCGATCTGGGCATCCCGCTCGAAGGCAAGGTGACGGTGCAGTTTGAAGTCGGCATTCCGCTGACGGCCCTCACCGACGGAGCCGCCTACCGATTCGATGGAACGCTGACCAGTTCACGCTTGGTCGTCGACCAGTTTGAGGTTCGCGATCTTCGAACCACGGTCAGCTATCGCGATGGCGTTGCCACGCTGAGTTCATTGACCGGCTCGGCCGTCGAATCAGACGCGACTTCCAACGATCTGGCGAAAGGCCGCTTCACAGGAAGCGGGTCACTTGAACTGGTCCCCCAAGGCGACGCGTCCGCAAAGTTGAAAGTGGACGACATCTCATTGGCTCCCATCAGCAAACTTGTTGCCTCCTTGTTCCCATCCTACGAGCGGATGCTCCCGAAGGATGGCGAGTTGTCCGGAGACGTCCAGTTCCGTGCACCCATCAAAAGCATCGACGACATCGCCAGCTACGATTTGGAGGGAACCTTTCAAGCCGACGCACTGCAACTTGGTGGGTTGCCACCAACGGATCTGAAAGTCGGCAAGGTGGTCCTACGAGACGGCCGTCTTCGAGCGGATAGAATCGATTTGCAAACCACTCCGACGTCCGATGCCCCTTCCGTTCGAATGATCGGCAAGGCGGATCTTCCGTTGACCGGCAATGGATCGTTCTCATTCGAAGTCGCCGCAGACGATCTTCCGATTGGACAGGTGTCCGATTGGATCGCCGCTTCCGACTCATCCGAAAAAGAAGGGATCGTTCAGGGCAAACTCGATTTCCGAATCCAAGGCCAAGGCGAACTGGACGAACGAGCGGAACAAACGCAATGGAACATTGCTGGATCGATCGCGTCCCCTTCGGTCCAAGTCGCAGGTGTTGATCTCGGTTCATTCGAACACGACGTTCGCTTCACGCCCACCGATTTTGCTCTCACTCCGCGCCGGCAAAGTTCCGAGCTCCCCGCACAATTCAAGATTCATCGTGTGCAGTCGGAATATCAACTCACCGAGACCGCTTTTGACCTGACCTCGCTGACCGCCGCACTGTTCGGCGGGCAAGTCTCCGGCCGAGCGACCGTGCCTCGCCGTGACGACGAGGACATGGTCGTGGATCTCAATTTTCGCGGCATCCGACCTGAACTGCGGCTGCCTGTATCCGAAAGCATCGAGCTGAAAATCGCATCGACGCTGTCCGGCGAGATTGATTGGAACGTTCCTCTCAACCAGCTATCCAATCCGGTTGCACATCGTGGGTCAGCGGAGTTGATCGCTTCGTCGATCATGCTGGGCGACGCTCCGATTGGTGATTTAAATGCCAGCGTTTCTACCAACCAAGGTGATTTCCAGTTCGAACTCAGCGGCGACCTCTTTGGCGGGACGGTGCAAGGCAACTCCACCGCACAACTGGTTGCTTCGGATCAATGGAATGATTTGCCAGCGCGTCTCCAAGCTTCCCAATTGAAGTTTGATGGAGTGTCATTGGATGCGTTGGTTGACTTGTTGGCACGCCGAAACGTCGGTCTGACCGGAAAGGCAACCGGCAATGTCTCCGTCAACTTCGCCGCACCAAGCGGACTCGGCCGAGGCATGCCAGCCACAGTCATCCCAGACACAACAATCGATCTCGAACTATCGCAATTGAACTATCGTGCTCGACCGCTTTCGAGAAAGCTGCGTTTAACCGGCCGAATTGAGAGCGACGTGTTCCGGATTCAGTCGCTCAGAGGCGACTACGCGAACGGTTCCGTCAGCCTGCATGGACTGGTCTATTTGGTCGATGGTGACAGCCAGATCCACCCTCGATTCGACACGCGATTGGTGGCATCCCGCGTGGATTTGAGTCGCGGTCTTTGGTTCCTCGGTGACACCGCGGATCAGTTTGTTGGACGTGCGTCCGGCAAGGCAACCGTCACCGGACACACCGAGTCGATTCGGGTGCGAGGCAACGTTGATGGGCGAGACCTGGACATCTACGGCCTTCCCGCAGGCAACGCTCACAGTGCGTTGGTCGCGACCGCGAATTTTCAATCGTCCAAGTGGAGCGTCAACTTCCCCTCCGTGCGATCTCGTGTCGGGGGAGGCCAATTGGAAGGCGGCCTGCTGCTTTCCTCCGGACGCTCGGGTGGCGTTGACATGACGAGTCACTGGAAGACACGACGGATGGACTTCGTTCGATTGACCGATCAGCTTGGCCGATCCAGTTCGCTAGCAAGCGGTGAAATTTCAGGCGAGATCTCGCTGCGTGGTAAGTCAATTCAATCCATCGATGATTTGTTTGGACGCTTTGATTTCAAGCTGGGTGATACCCGCGGTGCGGCGGTGCCCGGGTTGCTTGCCGCATCCCGCTTTCTCGGACCGATCTCGCTGGCCAACCAATCCTTTGATGTGGGCGAAGCGAAGGGCATCATCGGCCAAGGAGTCGTTGTGCTCGATGAGTTCTGGCTGGGGTCGGACAACGCACTGGTGCAAGCGGATGGCAAGGTGTACTTGCGTAGTGGCCGTATGGATTTGAATGCGTTGATCGCCACGGGTGACTATCGCGACATTGCCGCAAACTTTACCCAGTTGGCACAACAGTACGCTCTTCGCTCACTTCTTCCCGCTTCCGCGATCCTCAGCGTCTCAGAACTGCTCCGCGACCGGACGCTGGTCGTGGCGGTGATGGGATCCACTCAAAGCCCCATTGTGCGGCTACGACCCGTCGAAACATTTCGAGAGGAAACCGCTCGATTCCTTCTTCGCGAAGGGCAACGATTGATTCTGGCGGGAGTCACCGCCGGTGCCGTCGATGGCATGGACGGCGGATTCTAA
- a CDS encoding polysaccharide biosynthesis/export family protein: protein MSCSGHQILFTLGCLLALTSTGCSTLGLSLYPSGATLTSEAKEVLDASRIPGGIARENAKQVLPPRALQPGDALLIEPINLERDLRLPADQVVLADGTLDLGPYGRVIVAGRDLEQAESLIEQQIAHQIRQQESDCKQFTSEQGSESNRPEPLPEDCDSIAVNVRLLEPVDRFYVLGEVNAPGAYPLSGSETVLDAIVSAGGLTSSANPCQILLARPTDPCECRVTLPVCYREIVQMGNTATNYQMQPGDRVFVASRSCLDELMFWRGSRPCERCSGCNRACRNPEYVTAKPMAMVHNAMIPPGSVGWTRLSIDATQPGGLMEPENNVSDQDASLSDYLNTQDSQVEASDADVDGELEFAPFSQ from the coding sequence ATGAGTTGTTCTGGTCATCAGATTCTGTTCACGCTCGGTTGCTTGCTCGCGCTGACCAGCACCGGCTGCAGCACGCTGGGGCTGTCGCTGTACCCGTCGGGTGCGACGCTTACCAGCGAAGCCAAAGAGGTGCTCGATGCCTCGCGAATCCCTGGCGGAATCGCTCGAGAGAATGCCAAGCAAGTCCTGCCGCCGCGAGCGTTGCAACCCGGTGACGCTCTGTTGATCGAACCCATCAACTTGGAGCGTGACCTGCGGTTGCCGGCCGACCAAGTTGTCTTGGCGGACGGAACATTGGATCTTGGCCCCTACGGACGCGTCATCGTCGCAGGCCGCGACCTCGAGCAAGCAGAATCACTCATCGAGCAACAGATCGCTCATCAAATTCGCCAACAAGAATCCGACTGCAAACAATTCACAAGCGAACAAGGTTCCGAGTCGAACCGACCAGAACCGCTGCCCGAAGATTGCGACTCCATCGCTGTCAACGTTCGACTTCTCGAACCGGTCGATCGCTTTTATGTATTGGGCGAAGTCAACGCGCCGGGTGCGTATCCGCTGTCCGGCTCAGAAACCGTGCTCGATGCGATCGTGTCGGCGGGCGGTTTGACGTCCAGCGCCAATCCATGCCAAATCCTGCTGGCTCGACCAACCGATCCCTGCGAATGCCGCGTCACACTGCCAGTGTGCTACCGCGAAATCGTGCAAATGGGAAACACCGCGACGAACTATCAAATGCAACCCGGCGATCGCGTTTTCGTCGCGTCGCGAAGCTGCTTGGATGAGCTGATGTTTTGGCGAGGCAGCCGGCCTTGCGAACGTTGTTCCGGATGCAATCGTGCTTGCCGGAACCCCGAGTACGTTACCGCCAAACCCATGGCCATGGTTCACAACGCCATGATTCCCCCGGGAAGCGTCGGTTGGACACGCCTGTCGATTGATGCCACGCAACCGGGCGGACTGATGGAACCCGAGAACAACGTGAGTGACCAAGACGCGAGCTTGAGTGACTACCTCAACACTCAAGACTCGCAAGTTGAAGCGAGCGATGCGGATGTTGACGGCGAACTCGAATTCGCTCCGTTCTCGCAATGA
- a CDS encoding beta-lactam sensor/signal transducer produces the protein MNSWMESTWATQLGWVLLNSVWQFSIIAIGVAAIRSLLRVSARQRHRLACVGMLAMGLCPMTTWFMLSRSADPATRMSNLPIRLSFETGWHLQALVIGWLTGMAIFSIRPILGWWSQRKLLRDATGEIPDHLAESIERALKRVGVRRVVRFKLVSSHSSPMVTGWLRPIVLVPVSMLTTLSPQELDLLIVHELLHVRRHDCFVNAIQVLMETVFFYHPAVWWLSREIHVSREFCCDDSVSESREERLNYCRALLKLETSRPPKPAFTLAAQDGDLLRRIRRLSLDVEPSLGCSPVASLASGALVAAIAFVLLLAPAMVENPASVAVAIEPPVAPPPEAVSVLESTEETEDAGTTVSYLEQERWKLKLDECISIAIQNRFEQNPDLTKLDDVSREVLVRNLARDIENAYWDLYAAHQVSAAILKGREEANLIAEDIEQRVERGICTLQELSQAEGFAKKLQTKLDESISGTNEAGSERAGLLGQEKMLRELMGVASSDDTVIDPIDDPIREPTQYEFAASVRKMMETIPELRNTRTRIERQEAEVAAAIAELAKDVDVEVIERFLTPVGSGDALEQVKESHARSESTIIERENSKTPFRSRRELARIRNAAFRIARENSKLEEDKRLLTSRLSEAIRKTNQQYQLYEANREQCVAIHNETSVRTAEFAEGYTPANVVLQCREKYVLCEIDFWRAIAEYNKAERYVSYLDGTLLDEVRSIWN, from the coding sequence ATGAATAGTTGGATGGAATCCACTTGGGCAACGCAACTGGGATGGGTGTTGCTCAACAGCGTTTGGCAATTTTCAATCATCGCAATTGGCGTCGCCGCGATCCGTTCTTTGCTGCGGGTTTCAGCGAGGCAACGTCATCGTTTGGCTTGTGTGGGAATGCTGGCGATGGGACTGTGTCCGATGACCACATGGTTCATGCTCTCGAGGTCAGCCGATCCTGCGACCAGGATGAGCAACCTACCAATCCGTTTGAGCTTCGAGACGGGTTGGCATTTGCAGGCGTTGGTAATCGGTTGGCTAACTGGGATGGCGATCTTTTCGATTCGACCGATCTTGGGTTGGTGGTCGCAGAGAAAACTGTTGCGAGATGCAACCGGTGAGATCCCGGATCATTTGGCAGAATCGATTGAGCGAGCATTGAAACGAGTCGGCGTGCGACGCGTTGTTCGATTCAAGCTGGTCTCATCTCACAGCAGCCCGATGGTAACGGGATGGCTTCGGCCGATCGTGTTGGTGCCGGTTTCGATGCTAACAACGTTGTCCCCTCAGGAATTGGATCTGTTGATCGTTCATGAGTTGTTGCACGTGCGACGTCACGATTGTTTCGTCAATGCAATCCAGGTTCTGATGGAGACCGTCTTCTTCTACCACCCGGCGGTTTGGTGGCTGTCGCGAGAGATCCATGTTTCCCGAGAATTTTGCTGTGATGACAGCGTCAGTGAATCACGCGAAGAACGTTTGAACTACTGCCGGGCTCTGTTGAAATTGGAAACTTCGCGCCCACCGAAGCCGGCATTTACTTTGGCGGCTCAGGACGGGGATTTGCTGCGGCGGATTCGCCGGTTGTCGCTCGACGTGGAGCCCTCCTTGGGTTGCTCGCCCGTGGCCTCACTTGCGTCCGGGGCTTTGGTCGCTGCGATTGCTTTCGTCTTGTTGCTCGCACCAGCGATGGTCGAAAATCCGGCTTCCGTTGCCGTTGCGATTGAGCCGCCAGTGGCTCCGCCGCCCGAAGCAGTCTCTGTATTGGAATCGACGGAAGAAACAGAGGACGCGGGCACGACCGTTTCATATCTCGAACAGGAACGCTGGAAGCTCAAGCTGGATGAGTGCATCTCGATCGCGATTCAGAATCGGTTCGAGCAGAACCCAGACCTGACCAAGTTGGATGACGTTTCGCGTGAGGTCCTCGTGCGAAATTTGGCACGCGACATCGAGAACGCATACTGGGACTTGTACGCAGCCCATCAGGTGTCAGCGGCCATCTTGAAAGGACGTGAAGAAGCGAACCTTATCGCGGAAGACATCGAACAACGTGTGGAGCGTGGGATTTGCACACTTCAAGAGCTCTCACAGGCCGAAGGCTTCGCGAAGAAACTTCAAACAAAGCTCGACGAATCCATCTCAGGAACAAACGAAGCGGGATCGGAGCGGGCAGGGCTGCTGGGGCAAGAGAAAATGCTCCGAGAGTTGATGGGCGTGGCTTCCTCGGATGACACGGTGATTGATCCGATCGACGATCCGATACGGGAGCCAACGCAATATGAGTTTGCTGCCAGTGTTCGAAAGATGATGGAAACCATTCCCGAACTGCGCAACACACGCACGCGAATCGAGCGACAGGAGGCGGAAGTGGCGGCGGCGATAGCGGAGTTAGCGAAAGACGTCGACGTCGAAGTCATTGAACGCTTTCTCACACCAGTTGGTAGCGGTGATGCCCTCGAGCAAGTCAAAGAAAGTCATGCTCGATCCGAGTCAACAATCATCGAACGAGAAAATTCCAAGACGCCATTTAGATCGAGACGGGAACTGGCAAGAATTCGAAACGCTGCGTTTCGTATCGCTCGAGAAAATTCGAAGCTAGAGGAAGATAAGCGATTGTTGACAAGCAGGCTGAGTGAGGCGATCAGAAAAACGAATCAGCAGTACCAGCTCTACGAAGCCAATCGTGAACAGTGTGTGGCAATCCACAACGAAACGAGTGTCAGGACGGCGGAGTTTGCAGAGGGATATACACCGGCCAACGTGGTCCTGCAATGCCGAGAGAAATACGTGCTTTGTGAAATTGATTTCTGGCGAGCGATCGCGGAATACAATAAAGCCGAACGCTATGTTTCTTACTTGGACGGAACCCTGTTGGATGAAGTTCGTTCGATTTGGAACTGA
- a CDS encoding BlaI/MecI/CopY family transcriptional regulator — translation MTRSAVPSPTDVELQILRILWANGSCGVGVIHEHLHREKGTNYSTTMKMLSVMLGKGLVKRNETQRPHLYRAAWSRERMGKGLLKDLATKVFEGSVSSLVLNALSNSKASQSDIEEIRQILTEMENRSDE, via the coding sequence ATGACTCGTTCTGCCGTTCCTTCACCGACCGACGTCGAACTGCAAATTTTGCGGATCTTGTGGGCAAACGGATCCTGCGGCGTTGGCGTCATTCACGAACATCTACATCGTGAAAAGGGCACCAACTATTCGACCACGATGAAGATGCTGTCGGTCATGCTGGGGAAGGGATTGGTCAAGCGTAACGAGACACAACGTCCTCACCTTTACCGAGCGGCTTGGAGTCGTGAGCGAATGGGCAAGGGCTTGCTAAAAGATCTGGCTACCAAGGTGTTCGAGGGCTCCGTGTCGAGTTTGGTTCTCAACGCACTTTCGAACAGCAAGGCAAGCCAAAGCGATATCGAAGAGATTCGTCAGATCCTCACTGAAATGGAGAACCGCAGCGATGAATAG
- a CDS encoding sulfatase-like hydrolase/transferase: protein MNLPSRISFLCFAFTLAVPATQLIAETTDTNSPNVILLMSDDQGWGDVGFNGNEVVQTPNLDAMASAGVRFDRFYAAAPLCSPTRGSCLTGRYPFRFGILAAHTGGMRVGEITIAEMLQKRGYATGMFGKWHIGWVKPDEVSTRGFYSPPSHHGFDEYFATTSAVPTWDPTITPQDWDSWGNGPGEPWKGGFPYVHNGREAKENLSGDDSRVIMDRVIPFIEANQAKPFFATVWFHAPHEPVVAGEEFKKLYPKAGSKRKNYYGCITAMDQQVGRLRAKLRELGIEKNTVVFFCSDNGPSDGLAKKGVASAGPFKGHKHTMYEGGLLVPACAEWPGTIPAGTSTEVRCSTVDFLPTVASIVGDSMVQKATRPIDGIDLMPLIRGEAKDRDRDLFFGYRRLYQGIDGQSIISGDWKLLQEAKKNGRLRLYDLSKDPFETQDLSEEMPEQTEQLRKQLEELQASCQRSRDGGDYRY from the coding sequence ATGAACCTCCCATCGCGAATTTCGTTTCTTTGTTTCGCTTTCACTCTCGCGGTTCCGGCGACGCAATTGATCGCGGAAACCACTGACACGAATTCGCCCAACGTCATTTTGTTGATGAGCGACGATCAAGGATGGGGCGATGTCGGGTTCAACGGCAACGAGGTCGTGCAGACACCAAACTTGGATGCAATGGCCTCAGCCGGGGTGCGTTTCGATCGCTTCTACGCCGCCGCTCCGCTTTGCTCACCCACCCGAGGCAGCTGCCTGACCGGACGCTACCCATTTCGCTTTGGAATCCTAGCCGCCCACACCGGCGGCATGCGTGTGGGAGAAATCACGATCGCTGAAATGCTCCAAAAGCGAGGCTATGCGACTGGCATGTTCGGCAAATGGCACATCGGATGGGTGAAGCCCGACGAAGTCAGCACACGCGGTTTCTATTCACCTCCATCACATCATGGTTTTGATGAATACTTTGCTACAACCAGCGCGGTGCCAACGTGGGATCCAACGATCACACCACAAGACTGGGACAGCTGGGGTAACGGACCGGGCGAACCCTGGAAAGGTGGTTTCCCCTACGTTCACAACGGACGCGAGGCAAAAGAAAATCTTTCGGGCGACGACAGCCGCGTCATCATGGATCGCGTCATCCCATTCATCGAAGCCAACCAAGCCAAACCATTTTTTGCCACGGTCTGGTTCCATGCTCCTCACGAACCCGTCGTCGCGGGCGAAGAGTTCAAAAAGCTGTATCCCAAAGCGGGCAGCAAACGGAAGAACTACTACGGATGCATCACGGCAATGGACCAACAAGTCGGCCGCCTGCGTGCCAAGCTGCGTGAACTGGGCATCGAGAAAAACACGGTTGTTTTCTTCTGCAGTGACAATGGACCGTCGGACGGATTGGCCAAGAAGGGCGTTGCATCCGCCGGACCTTTCAAAGGGCATAAACACACGATGTACGAAGGCGGGCTGTTGGTACCCGCATGTGCGGAGTGGCCAGGCACGATCCCAGCGGGAACCTCCACCGAAGTGCGATGCAGTACGGTCGATTTCCTGCCAACGGTTGCCTCCATCGTTGGTGACTCGATGGTGCAAAAAGCAACCCGGCCGATCGATGGCATCGACCTGATGCCGTTGATCCGTGGCGAAGCAAAAGATCGAGACCGAGATCTATTCTTTGGCTATCGACGATTGTACCAGGGAATCGATGGGCAATCGATCATTTCCGGCGACTGGAAACTGCTTCAGGAAGCCAAGAAAAATGGACGGTTGCGGCTGTATGATCTTTCGAAAGATCCGTTCGAGACTCAAGACCTCTCCGAGGAAATGCCTGAGCAAACCGAGCAACTTCGCAAGCAACTCGAGGAACTTCAGGCAAGTTGCCAACGAAGCCGCGACGGTGGCGACTACCGGTATTGA
- a CDS encoding sulfatase-like hydrolase/transferase, with protein MLGSIETVQPKATEMPSSLSAISFRAAVMLACLSTHAVGLADHHDVYLLAGQSNMDGRGQVSDLSEEQKQSTGDAIIFYRSVPRESDGWQTLAPGFSVPPKYKGDLPSPTFGPEIGFARSMSNANPNQKLALIKGSKGGTSLRADWKPGVQGDPKSQGPRYRDFIETIRMATKQLSDRGDQFTIRGLLWHQGESDSKSSTERYRRRLEELIVRIREDVGVPDLPVVVGEVFDNGKRDNVRTAIQAVAAASSTVGLVSSEGTTTWDPGTHFDARSQLLLGERYAVAMSELPAPIPATGSSTSVQQRTDRPNVLFITVDDLNDWVGCLGGNPDAQTPNLDRFAQQSVLFNNAHCQVALCYASRASFMTGMYASKTGIYNNSSKSARDAYHRAKQMPVWFGESGYRTMCMGKIYHNDHGKKAYWDEIGPKTLRWGPEPPNGRQFTKRFGKDAQDSLAWAALDIEKGGMPDEQIAAWGIEKLDQEYDQPFFLSLGFYKPHTPMTAPKRYFEQFDRDSLTLPNVLENDLDDVPEIGRRWVLDRSKLIAEEAVKQYSPTYRRELVHAYHACVALIDDCIGQVLRKLDNSPYANNTIVVLCSDHGWHLGEKNHWRKWMPWEESTRSLLIVRTPDAAGSGQVCQRTVGLIDIYPTLAELCELSPPDGLQGLSFRKLLDNPDGPWDRPALTSTKAGNHTVRSDRWRYIRYIDGSEELYDHDVDPNEWHNLANDPSMNSIKKQHAEWIDRLTESN; from the coding sequence ATGCTGGGCAGTATTGAAACCGTCCAACCCAAAGCGACTGAAATGCCTTCGTCTCTTTCCGCAATTTCATTCCGTGCAGCGGTGATGCTCGCATGCTTGTCGACGCATGCCGTCGGCCTCGCCGATCATCATGACGTCTACTTACTTGCCGGTCAGTCCAACATGGATGGACGAGGTCAGGTCAGCGACCTGTCAGAGGAGCAGAAACAATCAACGGGCGATGCAATCATCTTCTATCGTAGTGTCCCTCGTGAGAGCGACGGTTGGCAAACGTTAGCCCCCGGTTTCAGCGTGCCTCCGAAGTACAAGGGAGATCTGCCATCGCCGACGTTCGGACCAGAGATTGGTTTCGCGCGGTCGATGTCAAACGCCAATCCAAATCAAAAACTAGCGTTGATCAAAGGTTCCAAAGGTGGCACCAGTTTGCGAGCCGATTGGAAACCTGGCGTGCAAGGAGACCCCAAAAGCCAAGGCCCACGCTATCGCGACTTCATTGAAACCATACGCATGGCAACAAAGCAACTGAGCGATCGCGGCGACCAGTTCACCATCCGCGGGCTGCTGTGGCATCAAGGCGAATCAGATTCGAAATCCAGCACCGAACGGTACCGACGACGATTGGAAGAATTGATCGTGCGAATTCGCGAAGACGTAGGTGTACCGGACCTGCCCGTCGTCGTTGGTGAAGTCTTCGACAATGGCAAACGCGACAATGTCCGCACCGCAATTCAGGCGGTCGCCGCGGCCAGTTCCACGGTGGGACTTGTCTCGTCAGAGGGCACCACCACCTGGGATCCCGGCACGCACTTCGACGCCCGCAGCCAACTGTTGTTGGGAGAACGATACGCAGTTGCCATGAGTGAACTGCCGGCTCCCATACCGGCTACCGGTTCATCGACCTCGGTGCAGCAACGAACAGACCGCCCCAATGTCTTGTTCATCACTGTGGACGATCTAAACGACTGGGTCGGTTGTCTCGGAGGCAATCCTGACGCGCAAACTCCCAATTTGGATCGCTTCGCTCAGCAAAGTGTTTTGTTCAACAACGCACATTGCCAAGTTGCACTCTGTTACGCGTCGCGAGCATCGTTCATGACCGGAATGTACGCTTCGAAAACCGGCATCTACAACAACTCGTCGAAGTCCGCCCGTGACGCTTACCACCGAGCGAAACAGATGCCCGTATGGTTTGGCGAGTCTGGTTACCGAACAATGTGCATGGGAAAGATCTACCACAACGACCATGGTAAGAAAGCCTATTGGGATGAGATCGGACCAAAGACGTTGCGTTGGGGACCGGAACCTCCAAACGGTCGACAATTTACAAAACGTTTCGGCAAAGACGCTCAAGACTCCTTGGCTTGGGCGGCGTTGGACATCGAAAAGGGCGGCATGCCCGATGAACAAATCGCGGCTTGGGGAATAGAAAAACTAGACCAAGAATACGATCAGCCTTTCTTTCTGTCGCTCGGTTTTTACAAGCCACACACGCCGATGACGGCTCCCAAACGTTATTTCGAACAATTCGATCGAGATAGCCTGACTCTGCCGAACGTATTGGAGAACGACTTAGATGATGTGCCGGAAATCGGACGCCGCTGGGTGCTCGACCGCAGCAAACTAATCGCGGAAGAGGCGGTCAAACAATACAGCCCAACCTACCGACGAGAACTTGTTCACGCTTACCATGCCTGTGTCGCATTGATCGACGACTGCATTGGCCAAGTGCTCCGCAAATTAGACAACAGCCCCTACGCAAACAACACGATCGTTGTCCTGTGTTCAGATCACGGTTGGCATCTCGGTGAAAAGAATCACTGGCGTAAATGGATGCCCTGGGAAGAATCAACCCGCAGTCTTTTGATCGTGCGAACTCCTGACGCGGCTGGATCAGGACAGGTCTGCCAGCGAACTGTCGGCTTGATCGACATCTACCCAACCCTCGCAGAACTCTGCGAATTATCGCCTCCTGACGGGCTGCAAGGACTGAGCTTCCGAAAGCTGCTCGACAATCCAGACGGCCCCTGGGATCGCCCCGCACTGACGTCCACCAAAGCGGGCAACCACACGGTTCGCTCCGACCGTTGGCGTTACATTCGTTACATCGATGGATCGGAAGAACTCTATGATCACGACGTCGATCCAAACGAGTGGCACAATTTGGCGAATGACCCATCGATGAATTCCATTAAGAAACAACATGCGGAATGGATCGACCGCCTTACGGAATCAAACTGA